A segment of the Nocardia higoensis genome:
GTCGGCGACGACGGCCGGGCCGAACGCGAAGACGTCGCCTACAACCGTCAGGACTTTTGGGTCACGACCACCAACAAGCAGCTCAACTTCATCCAGCACATCGCGTCGTTGCTCACGATCGACGGGCGTGCCGCGGTAGTCGTGCCGGACAACGTGCTGTTCGAGGGCGGTGTGGGTGAACAGATCCGACGGCGGCTACTCAAGGAATACGACGTCCACACGCTGCTGCGACTGCCCACCGGGATCTTCTACGCAGGCGGGGTCAAAGCAAACGTATTGTTCTTCGACCGGAAACAGGCTCGCCCGAGTCGACCATGGACGGACAAGCTGTGGGTGTACGACTTCCGCACCGGTGAACACTTCACCCTCAAACAGCGGCCGCTGCGCGAGGAGCATCTCGCCCCGTTCATCGAGGCGTTCAACGCCGATGATCGATCCGCTCGCGTGGAATCCGAACGGTTCAAGCCCTACACCTATGACGAGCTGGTCGCCCGCGACAAGGCGAACCTCGACATCACCTGGCTCAAAGATCCCGCACTGACCGACACCGATGATGGGGTGCCGCCGGAGATCATCGCCCAGGAGATCGTCGATGACCTGAGCGCCGCTCTCGCCGAGTTCTCGGCCGTCGCCGATGCGTTGGCGGCCCGCGCTGCCGAGATCGCCGACCGCGACTGATCCAGCGCGGCCAGCGGTGTCACGGCGTCATGTAGTCGGCTGGTCTTCGGTCTCGGGAACGGCTGGATTCATTGGGACTGCGCCATCGATCTCAACCGCCACACCGGCTCCCTACCCCCTGAACAGGGCGCCGAACCGATCGTGCACCTGCCGACCCTGCCCGCTGATGGCCAGACCGGACATCATGGGTCGGGCGACTCGGCGGGGAGATGCTGGAGATCACCGACCGGGCAGTACTCGTGAAAGGCTGCCGGAAGGCCGACGAAATTTCCTCCAGCACAACCTCGGGTATCAGGTCAACGACATCATGCGTCCGCATCACATCGGCAGGCATGGGCGCGCGGACATCGGCTGGGCCGATTCTCAGGAGGCAACACGATGATCGTTCCCGTCCCACTGCGAGGCAGAGAATTCGCCGTCGTCGATGTCGAAGGCAACGGTCAGACGCCACCAGAGATCATCGAAATTGCGATCCTGCCCGTGTCCCGCGACGACGTGGTTGTCCAGGAGATGCGGTCCTGGCTCATTCGCCCTGTCCGTCCGATCACCCCCGTCGTCACCCGCACGGTCCACGGCATCACCAACGGTGATGTCGATGGCAAGCCGACCTGGGCGGAGGTATCCGAACAGATCAGTGGCGCGCTGACCGATCGAATTCTCGTCGCCCACAACGCGAACGTGGAGCGGCGGGTGCTCTCGGAGCACTTGCCCGGATGGGCGCCGCCGATGGTGCTGGACACCCTGCGTCTGGCCAAGGCGGTATGGCCCGGCCTGGCGGTGGCTACGCGCTGGAGAGGCTGGTCACCCACGCATGTCTCGACGGAAACGGTGTCGCGGACCAGGGGCCTCATCGCGCCGGATGGGACACGTGGGCGACCTGGCAATTGCTGGTTCGCTTGACCGAGGAGAGCGGACTGAACTGGGACCAACTCGTGCAAGCCGCTGCGCCGGCCGAGTTCATCCCGCCGAGAGAACCAGAAGGGCGATTGTGGTGAGGGCCGCTTTCGTGCGTCCCGTCACGATCGCGGTCACCGGGACGCACTCGACGGGCAAGAGCACGTTTCTCCAGAACTCGTCGACTGCTGCTTTCGACAGCGTCTCCGATCTTCAGCGGCTGAGAAGTCGGATGACTGCCAGCGTCTTGTCGTCGTGCTGTTTGGAGCGCGGGAGTAACCGCCCGTGCGGGTCGATGTCGGCTTCCCAGGCGTGGCATCGGTCCAGAAGTTCACGCAGACCGGCAGAGGATTCCTTGCATACGGCGGGCCATTCGATGCCGAGGGCTTCCAGGGGGTCGCGAGCGCCGTCGGTGGCGACGATCACCCAGGCGACCGAATCGCGCGGGTAGTCGAATCTGAGTGCGTGGTCCGCTGCCGTTGGGTCGGCTTCGGCGATCCAGTAGCCTCCGGTGCGGTTTCGATGGACACGTTGGTGCTGCTGAAGCTTGTGCAGAAACTCGTGATGAGTACGGTCGTAGCCTGATCCGGCGGCCAGTCGGCGCCGGTACTGGTCCGACAGCGGTGTGCTGAGCTCATGCAGCCTGTTATCGGAGCGGATTTCATAGTTCCCGTCCCGGGTACCGACGATTACCGAGCTGTCGCCGAGGAGTAGCGCGGTCA
Coding sequences within it:
- a CDS encoding 3'-5' exonuclease; translation: MIVPVPLRGREFAVVDVEGNGQTPPEIIEIAILPVSRDDVVVQEMRSWLIRPVRPITPVVTRTVHGITNGDVDGKPTWAEVSEQISGALTDRILVAHNANVERRVLSEHLPGWAPPMVLDTLRLAKAVWPGLAVATRWRGWSPTHVSTETVSRTRGLIAPDGTRGRPGNCWFA